CATAATTATTGGCAATGTTGTTCCAAACACAGATTTCCAACAGGACAATAAAGTGTGATATGATATATTTATGTTACCTGTTTTCTCTCATTTCTGGGGTGGAAAAATACTCTGCAAGTACTCTTAGATATGTTTTACATTGTGGTGtttgttttgcaacattttgtgTTCCAATATGTTGTGACCTGCCTTGGAAGAGGTAACCCTGAAAGGCAGCctatacataataaaatgaaaaaagcaaTACCAGATTCATTGTGACTAATAATGTATCTCTGTGTATGGACTCAGCAAAATTAACTTCATACAGTATTCTTGATTCTAAATCCATGAAAGCACACAATACAAATTCACACACTGCTAGCTGTAACTTGGCCACTTTCCTCCTGAGTAGTTGAAACAGACATACACCGTCTGGGGCTTTAAATCCAGTGTGGCCCCATTTTGATTGGTTCTCTTGCTACCAGTCAGCAGTTTCATGCTGGTTACCAGCAGCTTGGATAACACATTTACTTCGGATTTATTCTTTTAATATTCCCAGCTTTGCTACCGACTTCAGAGGAGTGGCAGCTCTCTTCTGTGCCCTTTGGTCTCTTGCTCAGTCCTCCAAGGCACTTTGATATTACTGTTACCAGATTAATAGCAGTATGTCAGCTTCTGACAGTTTCCAATATTTATTTCTACTAATTTATCACTGAGCCTTAAAACTTGCTGTGTATCACATCAAAAATGCGGCAACAGAAACATACAATAAACTTCAACCACATGTCTGTGTCTAGCCAGTGCTTCCctacagggccgtcttacccataggcgctaggggtgcggggcacccggacgctgggctctcaggggcgccaggccgagagtccggggcccaagagtgagtccggggaagagcccgcccgtcgGTTGGAGTGCCGTGGCAGGCTCTTctactgcaggcagctctgcaccgCGAGTTCGGGGGCGACTGAGCCAGCAAGATGCTGAGGCGGCCGGCTGGCTCCGCCTTCCtgtgcacctgggactgggcaacctggggggcggggggggggcgggcgctgggtggatctttgcaccccggtgctgCATATGCTTGAGACAGCCCTGCTTCCCTATAAAGGGCTTTGGAAATGCTCCACTTATTTCTACCAACAAGGTGTCATATGAAAGCCCATGGCAAGTATTGGCTGGGATTGTGTAGTCCTAAAGCACTTTTGTGCTATGTGGGCTTCAGCAATTTAAAATTCTGACTACTACTCACTATTATGCTATGTTAGATTTGGTTCTAAAGAAGAGAGTCATTTCAGTTGAGGCTTTTGGAGGGTGCAAGGAAtttcagtgtgtgtttgtgtgggacTTGAAGAATCCTAGTGCATAAATTCATATATAGCTTTTTGGATCCCAGGTATGAAGTTTAATTAAACAGATGTAGCTAAATAACTTTTAATTCCAGTTCTGAGGTGTTCTATGTTCCGTTTAGCatacagcaggcatgtccaacgtCTGCTGGTCTGGCCTCTGTggtagtttatttcctggggtaaaatcctaaaaaaaaacttcaatcccaaaaaaaggtcaacaactttggttggctctttggtcagccctcacggcccttcactttgtcaaatctggccctcttccAAAAAATTTTTGGACACCACTGGCATACGGGGACCTTTCACGGAGCTGTACTGACTTGTATCATAGCAAACAAGGCAGTTCAAACTGGAGAGCCTGTGACACCTCTTTCTACCAATGATATTACAAGATTTCAAACACATGCTGCCAGGTGGTGTTTGCAGGCTGTGGGCTCTAAACATGCTAATACTATTACAGTATGCTAGCTCAAGAGAAGCTTAGTATGAAAACTGTCTTCATACTTAACAAGTGCCTTTGGCAGTTGAACTGGTGCAAAATAAAGTTACAAATTTTATTggtaaaaactatttaaaaatacaaagcaaaaccACCAAATCAGAATGGCAGAAAGAATACCACCCAGTCTCTCCCATCCCCTGGCTGAAGGGCTGGGGTGTGTGTTAATATGATGTGTAGGACTcacccactggcagaggaactTGGGGGGCGCGTGCACAGCTCCAGGTGTCATCCCTAAGCGGGGGTGACATTCGTGCTCCGCCCGCCCACGACTCGGATTCCCACGCCTACCACGGGTGGGTGTGCAGCTATcctgtgcctgggagggcaccctccgtgcCCCTATGGAGCACGTGCCTGCGCCCCTTGGGAACGCGTCCGCCCTTGAAAGGGCGGGCATATGCTCCGCCACTGGATTCACCCCCACCCAACCAGCGGAAAGGAGTGGAGGCCCCAGCTTTGCCCTAGCACATGGAGACCCACTGCTGGTAGTagtcagtaaggtaaagggacccctgaccattaagtccagtcgcagacgactcgggggttgcggtgctggcgtttgtccgcagacagcttctgggtcacgtggccagcatgactaagccgcttctggtgaaccagagcagcgcacagaaacaccgtttacttttccgctggagtggtacctatttatctacttgcactttgatgtgctttcgaactgctaggttggcaggagctgggactgaaaaacgggagctcacccctttgcagggattcgaaccgccgaccttctgatcggcaagccctaggctctgtgatttagaccacagcgccacccacatccctggtaGGAGCCAATAGAAAGCCCCAAAGCTGAGGGTGTTGTGGGGTGCTGGCAGCTTTAGTTCTACTTTAGCCCAAGCCCTGCAGAACCCAGGTGCTGacctggagctgggggggggggagagacagagagagagacagagaatatAAAaaaccctgctctctctctctttctgagcaTTGACTCTTTCTGACTTTTTGGCAATTCGTTTGGATTGGGATTGACTTAGTGGTCCAGAGAACTAACTGGCAGAAAACGGGAGACTGGCAGAGATATCTCCAGGAGTTTTTCTGAGTTCCAGTGGAAGGATATGGGTGGGGGGACGGAAAGGGAAGAGGCTTCCAGATTTTGGGGAAACTTAAAATAATTATTCTTGAACTATCACTTGACCACCCTCCACTCAGATGCAGCTATGCTTGGTATGCAAGAAGCGTTCTGGGACAAGACAACTCAAAAAATTGTAATTGTTTATATCTAAGTATATATACCTCGTGTTTACATAATTGCTTAGTAGAGAAGTTTGCAGTTGACTGTCTCttttagtgtacagtggtaccttggtttaagaacagccctgtttacaaactatttggtatacgaactccgcaaaaatggaagtagtgttccggttagcgaactttacctcggtttaagaacggaatccgaatggtggaagggcacttgCGGTGAgagacctcattagggaaagcacaccttggtttaagaacggacttctggaacggaataaattcgtaaaccgaggtaccactgtatatggtcatAGTTCCATGCTGAATTTAGTTACATAAAAATATCAAATTGAATAATTGTGTGTATCTTCTATTTTTGTATGTACCTGCAGTCCATCGGtggaaaagaataataaaaacagcatgctAATTAAGTATATTTTGAAAATCTGAAATTTTCCATTGTGGCCCTGTTCTGTCTGCGGATCACTCTCTGATCTATTAGCTGCCTTGGAGCAGCTCCACACCGGATAGTGGCAGCTGCGATTATCTCTTTCTACTATTTGTCCTGCACCCCTCCTCACTCCCACCCTCCTGACAAAAACATCTACTCTAATTTTATGATTTCAGGGAATCTAATGATACAGTTAGTGAACTGTTACCTTAATTATAATGTTTGAATTTGGATTCGGAAgtgctattagaaataaaagtaAAATTCCATAGACTTGATTTTGTTTGTAATTAGCCCAACTGTTTTAATATGGAATTGTAGtggtaatgcatttttaatctgagTTGCTGTATAACATGACTTAATTAAGAGTTTTAGCATTAGTTGTAGTTGTTTTCCTATGTGTGGTTATGTAAACAAATGTAGATGAATCATTTTTACAGTCAACCTTTATTTATATGCCTCTGTATTATGAGTGTGATAGTAATTTGAATTATAAAGGGATTAAAGGAAGAGCTTCCAAGTTTTACTAATTGCAATAAAACACATTGTAATTTCAAATGATAAACAATCATTTGACTTAcagagggttggggtttttttaaaaaacaacaacacaccaaacCCTTATTTATGTGTTTAATAATTAAGAGCTCTTTCTTCCCAGTAGGGATTAGATTACTGCTGACTCGGGTTAGCTGCTGCTCATTTTTAGTGCACTAAAGGTATCTTTGGAGCATGTAAGTTATTCCTATGGATATTTTCGTTGCTTGTTTGATGGAAGAATGTAGCTCTGCAGAAGCACGCTTTCCCTAAAATCCTCAATATATTAATTGAGATTGGTCACTTTCAATTGTCTTCGTTTGTCATTCTTATTCATGGCTTGCTGTAGAAGGCTATAAGCCAGCATTGTCCCTGGCAACTGTTACCTAGTGACAGTTTCAGCTGCAGTAGCCATTGGTTGTTCTTTTGATTGGGGCTGAAGGACCGAGTCACCTTTCTGATGGCGAGTTTTTCTGCATCAGCTAAGGATGCGGAGGAGGGGCAGGTTTAGGTGCAAGCTGTAAAATCACAAGAGAGCATGTAAGAAATAGCAATAGCATTCTCAAAACTGATCACAGTAAATAGGATTTCTGTGTCTATACCGCAGCTCCTGACAAAGCAAATATATATGCAAGGCACCGCTTCACTGCTTTGACAAGAGATTTTAATTttaacagtattttaattttgaGATAGATTGAACTGCTTACAGATGAGCAATGGGCAACGTTCTGTGGATGCTATAAAAGCATAAGGACCTTCAGCACAGCATGGTGGTGATGGACATGAGACATGaaacttagaaaaggatgctttcTATTCATCCCACTGCTGCAGCAGGACGAGAGAAAAATCTTTTCTTTCTCATGTAAGGAATCCTTTTTCCAGAAGGCACAGCAAGGATCATTAAGCAGTGCCAATGCGATTCCAGCActtcaaaaagagaaaagagagtctGCTGTTAACATAAAATTGAAATGACCttggattttctttttaattaaaatatgtgAGCTGAGTAATTTCTCCTGTATCTTTAAATGATTAACAATGCATTTGATCTGGGTGTGGATGGTGGGTGGGTTAAAAAGCAAGACTGCTGCATGCGCTGAATGAAAGATCCATACAGTAGTCAAATACCTGCTTATTAGTGAGCATCAAAGGAGCCTTCTTACCCCATTGGATGTGTCAGAGTGGCAGATGTAATGGATGTGGTAATATTTGCTTCTGAGATAAAGAATTTTTGAAGCAGATGGTTATCGTTTTAATTGTCTAATGAAATGCGTATGTAGCAACTGAGGAAATGAAGCCTGAAGACTAATGGAGTAATAGAATGCAACGACAGCTTTTCTTGTTAAATCATCGTTTCATTAGCTTCTTAGAAGAATTTAGATGAGAGTTAATTATCTCATTGTGTTGGGACATACGAAAGAATGTGGACATCACTATAGAGGTGAGAAATGACATGGATAGAGCTATGAACTTCACTGTAGCAGCTGTGGCTTTATTTCTaaagaatttttttatcttttgttgCTCTTGAAATTAAATGCAAGACAAGTTTGTCTTCCGTGAGAACCTTGGATTACCCTATTGACGTCTAATATTGTAACGGACAGCATATCTTTCTAACTGGCTTGACTGAAGATCCAACATGtctatttgtttctttcctttATTATACGTGGTCTTGTTAACTAAATGGAGAGGATATTGTTCATCGAAGGGACGAACCTGTTCTTCATGTAGTGATTGCTGCCCCAACATATTTCTTTACTCGTTACCAAAGACTAATGACATTTGTTTGCATTAAGATGCCCCAAATCTTGACCTTAGTAATGCAGAATGAAGATGATACAGATGACATTATGCCTTGAAGAAAGCCGAAGGATACAATATATTAGAATGAGCATCTTATTAGACTTCTTATCTACTTTGCTTCTAGTTTTTAGCTCCTAAcaatttttgttttagaaaaCATTACATTGAGAATTTCTACCCAGTACTCCCTCCTTCACGTTTCCCCCCAGGAAAATGCACTTGCAGAGATTTTTATCATGACATTATATTTTACTCTCCTTTTTGGTGTTTCTCTCCTCCAAAAGTACAGCTTAAACAAAGTGCTTTGTTTAGAAGTGCCTTGTCTTTTGCTAAGGAAGGAATGAGCACAGGAAGAAGCTGAGCAGTGGCCTTTTTGCCTCTTTTCTGGATTGTAATATGAACAGTTTTAGAAGCAATTCTAAAATCTACCCAGAGAAATGGATATGTAAACAAAATTAGCTGGTGACTCACAAATCACCTAGTTCTGAGTTTTGAACACATTGTTACGTAATGCAGATCATGAACCAGTCCACTTGGATTGAGTGGAAAACTCTGAATATGAGCGGTAGCATTGTGAATGTATCTGAGCATTACTCCTGTCCAATTGGTTTTGGACACTACAGTGTTGTTGATATCTGCATCCTTGAGACTCTAATTATTGTCTTACTAACATTTTTAATTATAACTGGTAACTTAACAGTAATTTTTGTCTTTCACTGTGCTCCACTGTTACATCATTATACCACCAGCTATTTTATTCAGACTATGGCATATGCTGATCTTTTTGTTGGGGTGAGCTGCTTGATTCCTACCTTGTCATTGCTGCACTATTCTACAGGTGTCCATGAGTCTTTGACTTGCCAGGTTTTTGGATATATCATCTCTGTACTGAAAAGTGTTTCTATGGCCTGTCTTGCTTTTATTAGTGTGGATCGCTATCTTGCTATCACAAAACCACTTACCTACAACCAATTGGTTACACCTTGCCGGTTGAGAATCTGCATCATTTTGATTTGGTTGTATTCCTGCCTTATTTTTTTGCCTTCTTTttttggctggggaaagccaggtTATCACGGAGACATTTTTGAATGGTGTGCAACCTCTTGGCTTACCAATGCCTATTTTACTGGCTTTATTGTGTGCTTGCTATATGCTCCAGCAGCCTTCATCATCTGTTTTACATACTTCCACATATTCAAAATCTGCCGGCAGCACACCAAAGAGATAAATGACAGGAGAGCTCGTTTTCCGAGCCATGAAGTGGACACTGCTGCAGAAAGTGGGCATGGCCCTGACCGGCGCTATGCTATGGTTTTATTTCGTATAACCAGTGTGTTTTATGTGCTCTGGCTCCCCTACATCATCTACTTTATGCTGGAGAGTTCTAGGGTGCTGGAAAACCCAGCACTGTCTTTCTTAACAACATGGCTCGCTATAAGCAATAGTTTTTGTAACTGTGTTATATATAGCCTCTCAAACAGTGTTTTCAGATTGGGACTTTGGAGATTGTCAGAGACTGTGTGTTCATCTTGTATACCTAAAAAAGACAGCATTGTTCAAGACCCAGTTCCTAGAAAACGGGCTAATTCCTGCTCCATCTGAGAACTAAAACAGACAAATACAATGTGATATTTGGGCTAGGTAGTATTCTATCCTTTGGAATATTGCTGCAATAAAcagtcaataaatatttattcacTGCAAAATGAATTATGGATTGAATGGTGATTTGTAAGAAAAACATGTAGCTGGAATGGTCAGAGATGGATTCTTGGTGAAATTGTGGTACAAGAGGGAATCACTGGTAAATGTAGGGCAAAGCTTCCAGTAGTGTGAACTAATCTGTTCAGAACTAAAGAGTAATTCATCAACAGTAATAGTGAAATTGTCACATATTATATATGTGGATGAATTTGTAGTATTATGTTGTATTAAGGTAAATCTTGTTTGATGCAGTAAGTGATGGATTATCAATTACGTCCTTAGGAAATATATGTTTTAATATGAGGCAGCTTCAATCTTGTAGTTTTGTCGCTtgtacaaaaacatttttaaactactgtaattttaaaattaaatatatttctTTGCAGGGAAATAATGTAAAGTATATTTTAATGTTCTAGTGTAACACATATAAATGACTTAATACTTTTCTGTTCTTTTGGAGCCTTTTGTTCCCATTGCTCAGGCATATTATTTATTCTGGGGTCAGAAGCCCATATAGTTGCCTCTTTGCCCCCTTATAGCTACTGTTCTCAAGCTGTTTGAGGGGACTGGAGTAATTTTAGGCACAATGTATGTGAGGGGCAAGCTTTGAGAGAATATACCGTGGAGTGAAACAACAGTTAAATTATTGAAATTAACATGTATTTTCTAGTGCCTACTAAATTAGCACAAATTTATGGAGTCTTTTTGTGCTAATGCTTTTGCTTTGTAATTTATTGCATATGCAATAACATCAAATAGCAGTGTGACTTAGCTGCTCAATAACactttttaaatgtaaattttaaaaagcaggttcCACTTTAGTTATATAGTTGTGAATGTATCACAGTTTGCATGAGCTCAGCATGTATATAacactgtatattttttaaaatgatcatTTTGTATTCTGTGCCTAATGGTTTTCCTAGCATATTGTTAAGTCATTGTTTTAAATTTGGGATAAATAAAAATTTGAGTTGACTTTACAGAAGTACTTCTTGCAGTCTTAAATGCGTATTAGGCAAATCTTGTTAGGGGTTCACAAATTAAGGGGTTTTGTGGGGGACTTGCGTTGGTGCTTCCATAATCAATTTGTGAGGACTCATTAAGTACGGTATGTA
The Podarcis raffonei isolate rPodRaf1 chromosome 6, rPodRaf1.pri, whole genome shotgun sequence DNA segment above includes these coding regions:
- the GPR52 gene encoding G-protein coupled receptor 52, giving the protein MQIMNQSTWIEWKTLNMSGSIVNVSEHYSCPIGFGHYSVVDICILETLIIVLLTFLIITGNLTVIFVFHCAPLLHHYTTSYFIQTMAYADLFVGVSCLIPTLSLLHYSTGVHESLTCQVFGYIISVLKSVSMACLAFISVDRYLAITKPLTYNQLVTPCRLRICIILIWLYSCLIFLPSFFGWGKPGYHGDIFEWCATSWLTNAYFTGFIVCLLYAPAAFIICFTYFHIFKICRQHTKEINDRRARFPSHEVDTAAESGHGPDRRYAMVLFRITSVFYVLWLPYIIYFMLESSRVLENPALSFLTTWLAISNSFCNCVIYSLSNSVFRLGLWRLSETVCSSCIPKKDSIVQDPVPRKRANSCSI